In the Acetobacterium sp. KB-1 genome, AAATTTATCGCGAAATAAGGACCATTCAGGAAACCACGACCAATGCGGTTAAAGATAATAAAGAACTGGAAGCGATTCGCAAGCGGATTAAAGAAAAAGAAAAAAATATTTATCAATTTGGCAGCCGACCCCAAAATTATCAGGGGGCGGCTCTGGAGATGGATGACCTTCGCGTTGGGATGAAGGTTTACATCAACAGCCTGCGCCGGGAAGGGGAGGTTTTAAACCTGCTTCCCAATGAAAATAAAGCCATGATTCAGGCGGAGATGATCAAGCTTAAGGTCGATGTCGGCGATCTGAGTGTTTCAACGGCACTGGCTAAGCCGGAAGAGAAAAAGGTCACTTATAAAAAGGTGGATCGTCATGTGATGGATACAAAGCTTGATCTCCGTGGGAAAAATGGCGAAGAATCGCTATATCTGGTCGATAAGATGATCGGTGACGCGATGCTCTCAGGCAACAAGCAGCTTGTAATTGTCCACGGTAAGGGCACCGGAAGGCTCCGGGAGATCATTCATGAATACCTTAAAGGAAACCCCTTAATCGAAGAGTTCCGTTTGGGTGCGATGAACGAAGGCGGCTCCGGGGTGACCATCGTGACGCTATAAAAAAAGTCGACACAATTTAGAAAAGTGGCGATCACTTAGCGATAATACTTGTGTCAACAGATGCCATCAGACAGTTAAAAATTAACCTTGTAAATTTACAGCACCCATAATACAATTAATGAGAAAATTTCACAAGCACTTAGAATTTTGTAATTTTGGAGGAAACATGATTTTATCGGATAAAACCATTTATAAATATTTAGAAAGCGGTGAGTTGGTCATCGACCCACTGGAAAAGGGCCAGGTGCAGCCGGCATCCGTGGACATTCGTTTGGGGACCAGCTTTTTAAAACTGGATGAGAATAATTTTGAGGCCATGTCGCTTACAGACGAAATTAAGTATATATCCATGGAAGCAGATGAGATTGTTATTCCATCGAATTCGTTTCTTTTGGCAACAACGATGGAGTATATTAAGCTGCCCTGCAACCTGACGGCCTTTGTGGAGGGACGAAGCTCCATTGGTCGGATGGGGTTATTTATTCAGAATGCGGGATGGGTGGATCCGGGCTTTGAAGGGGAGATTACCCTGGAACTTTATAATGCCAACCGCCTGCCCATTAAACTGGAAAAGGGTCGACGGATCTGCCAACTGGTCTTTGCCCAAATGGATGGTATGGCCTTAAACCCCTATCAGGGGAAATATCAGGGGCAACGTTCGGCAGTGGGAAGCCGCATTTTTCTCGATGAGGAATGCTGATTCGGATCAGTAAAAACCTGACCCCGTGAGAGAAGGATCAAAACGATGAAAGAAATTTATTTAGATAATGCGGCAACCACCAGGGTCCATCCCCAGGTTGCTAAGAAGATGATGGATGCCCTGATGAATAACTATGGGAATCCATCATCACTCCACCGCTTGGGAATTCGGAGTGAACAAGCCATCAAGGAAGTTCGGGAAGCAGTCGCCCAAAGCCTGAACTGCCAAACCCCGGAAATCTATTTTACTTCGGGTGGAACCGAAGGTAATAATATGATTATCCAGGGGGTGGTAGAGAATAAAAAACGTAATCGAATGCGAATTATCACCTCAGCGATTGAACACCCATCGGTACTGGATGTATTTACCTTTTATGAAAACCATCAGATTGAAGTCGTTGTTCTCGGGGTAGACACCCAGGGACACATTGACCAGGATCAACTAAAAGCGGCGATCAACGAAGAAACCATCTTAGTCAGCATTATGGGGGTGAACAATGAACTGGGAACCATTCAGGATCTAAAAGCGATTGGCAAGATCGTCAAGATGGTGAATCCCAAATGTGTTTTTCATGCCGATTTTGTTCAGGGCTTTATGAAGATCCCCGTCGATGTTAAAGCTTGCCAGTTGGACGCTTTAACGCTGTCAGGCCATAAGATTTTTGGACCTAAAGGGGTGGGTGCGGTTTATATAAAAAAGGGTACGGATATTAAACCGTTGCTGCGGGGCGGCGGCCAGGAAAGCAATATGCGTTCGGGGACGGAAAATGTCCCGGGAATTATTGGTTTAGGAGAAGCCATTCGTTTGCGGAAAGACTCGTTTACCGCTGAGTTTGAAGTGATTAGAAACCTGCGAGCTGCTTTTATCGACGAAATCGAGGCGAAGATCGATGATATCAAAATAAACGGGGATCTCAATGGCAGTCCCTATGTGCTCAACGTTTCCTTTAACCGGGTACGGGGCGAGGTGTTGCTGCACAGCCTCGAAGCCAAAGGGATTTTTGTCTCTACCGGCTCAGCCTGTTCGTCTCATAAAAAGGAGAAACAGTATGTTCTTAAAGCGATTGGGCTGGCCGAAGAATATAAAGAAGGAACCATTCGCATCAGCTTTTCAAATGACATCACCCAAGACGATGTTAAGCCCGCGGTGGCAGCCATTGCCCAGGCAGTGGCAAGCTTACGGCTATTAGTTAAACCAAGAAAAAATAGATGACAGGAGCAAAAAAATAATGGAACATGTTATTCTGGTTCGATACGGGGAGATTGCCCTAAAAGGGTTGAACCGTAATTATTTTATCGAATTATTGGCAAAAAATATCAGAACTACCCTGCGCAGTGTACCATCGGCAAAGGTTAAAAAAATACAGGGGCGCTTGATTGTTAATGTCAGCGATGAAGATCTAAACCGGGCCATGGAGCGGGTGCAAAAAGTATTCGGGATTGTCTCCATTAGCCCGGCTATCGTCATTGACAGTGATATTACGGCGATTGAAGAAAATGCCATTGAGCAGGTACGATCGGCACAGGACATCAAAACCTTTAAGATCACCGCCAAACGGGGCGATAAAACCTTCCCGATCAAATCCCCCGATCTATGCTGTCGTCTGGGTGAAGTGGTGTTGGATAACGTTACGGGTATCACCGTCGATATTCACAGCCCGGATTTAAATCTGTGGGTGGAAGTTCGCGAACAGACCTATATGTATCATCAGTTTATTGCTTGCAACGGCGGTTTGCCGGTCGGCTGCAGCGGCAAAGGGGCACTTTTATTATCCGGCGGCATCGATAGTCCGGTGGCCGGTTATCTGATGGCTAAGCGGGGGGTCGAAGTCATTGGCGTCTATTTCCACAGCTTCCCCTTCACCAGTGACCGGACCAAGGAAAAGGTTATCGATCTGGCTAAGATCATGAGTCAGTATTGCGGCAAAATCAAACTCTTTGTCGTACCCTTTACCGAGATCCAAACCAAGATTGTGGAAATGTGTCCGGATCGGCAGACGACCATTATTATGCGTCGCTATATGATGCGGATTGCTGAGATGATTGCCAATAACGAAGGGGCCAAGGCGATGATTACCGGGGAAAGCCTGGGTCAGGTTGCCAGCCAGACGATGGAAGGGTTGGCGGCTACCAACGCGGTGGCCGAAATGCCAGTTTTTAGACCGCTGATTGGTTTTGATAAAACTGAAATTGTCAAGATTGCCGAAACCATTGGCACCTTTGAAACTTCGATCCTACCCTATGAAGATTGCTGTACCATTTTTGTGCCCAAACATCCGGAAACCAAACCAAAGGTTTCGGAGATGCTACGTTCCGAAGAAAAGATTTCGGAAATGATGGTAGAGATGATGGCCACAGCCGTGGCCGAATCTGAAGTGGTCACACTCTAGTTCATAATTTATGACTTTTTCAGATTAGTTTTTTATTTTGATAAAATTATGAATAAACAACTGAAGCAGTACCGACAATTGTTATATCATGTTGTACGCATCGGAGCGGACACGGCAGAGCCTGTCCGATTCTGCGCGCAGGCAACGAGCCAATCATAAGCTTGCTTATAGTTGGCGACTGCCCGCGACCAATGCGAAAGGAGCGTAGCAGATTTCGCATGGCGCGGCGAACAACAGATTAACAATTGGTCGGTACGGTAGTTTACAGAAAACCTGACCAGGCAATCATTTTGCCTGGTTTTTGTGTTATAATAAGTCATTCGATTAATCATTTTACAAATCATTTTATTAAGATAAAAGGAAAAAATAATGGCAGATAATAATAAAAGTGGCATTCGCCAAAGCTATATAAAAGAGTTGGATGACCTGGTTGGTTATGAAATGGAAAATCAGGTTCTTTTGGATGAATATGTGTTAGAAATCATGAAACGGTTGACCCTGGCAACGAAGCGAGAAGTGCTGATCTGCACCAATGACAAAAACCGGGTTCAGTGGGTGAATATCGGGGATGCAGCGACGGTCAATATCGGTAATGCCGAAATGTTATATCACGTTAAGGCGCTCAATAAATACCGGGTGATTCACACCCATCCCGGTGGCAATCCGCGACTGTCTGACGAGGATTTTTCAGCAGCAAAAAAGCAGAATCTCCAGTGCATTATTGCCATTGGGGTGGATGAAAAAATACCAGTAAGCTTTAGCATCGGTGTGCCAGTGGTTGAAGAAGCGACGATGGAATATGGTCAGGCATTGTTTAAAACCCTGAAGGAGCTCAATACGTTTCCGTTGGAGCATTACATTCTATTGGCAGATCGGTTTATCAAAGACGATCCTGACAATAAGTTTGATTCCGAAGATGAAGAAGAGCGCGCCTTGCTGATTGGTTTGGATCTGCCCGGAAACAAAGGGGTAGAGCTGGTTGACTCGATGGAAGAATTGCAGCAACTGGTAAAAACAGCCGGAGGAACCGTACTGGAACAGGTTTGTCAGGCCAGAAGCCAGATTGATACCACCTTTTATGTGGGCAAGGGCAAGCTTTCGGAACTGATCAAGGTGATTCAGAACAATGACATCAATCTGATTGTCGCCAATGACGAGTTGAACGCTCGCCAGATTGCCAATATCGAAGCCGCCACCGGAACCAAAACGGTGGATCGAACCACCATTATTCTGGATATTTTTGCCCGTCATGCCAAAACCAAAGAAGGCAAGCTGCAGGTGGAATTGGCCCAGCAGAAATATCGGATGAGCCATCTAAAAGGATTGGGGATTGTCATGTCCCGAACCGGCGGCGGCATCGGTACCCGCGGCCCCGGTGAAAAGAAATTAGAAACCGATCGGCGTCATATTCGCAAACAGTTAGAAGAACTGGAAGCCCGAATTGAACGGATCAATAAAAGCAATCAGCTCAATGCCGTTCAGCGCGGAAAAAATAAAATTAAAACGGTTGGTTTAATCGGCTATACCAACTCCGGCAAAAGCACCTTGTTTAATCACCTGACTCAAAGTGAGGTGGTGACCAAAGATGGTCTCTTTATCACCCTGGATTCGACCCTTAGAAAGGTCGATCCGGAACAGGGGGATTATCTGGTCTCGGATACCGTTGGCTTTATCGATAAGCTGCCTCATGATTTAATTAAGGCCTTTAAGACCACCCTGATGGAAGTGGAGACAGCGGATTTGCTGCTTCATGTGGTTGATGTTTCCAATCATAATTACGAGGCCCAAATCACCGTGGTTAATCAGGTTCTTATGGATATCGGTGCGGGCAACAAAAAAGTGATGATGGTCTATAACAAAATCGATAAATTGACCGAGGCGGACCGGGAAGCCTTTTTGCTTAAAAATCAGGAAGCCGTCGATGAGCTGACCCTCTATATTTCTGCTAAAGAAAAGCTCGAAGTCGATATTTTATTTGAAGCAGTGAGTCGGGTACTCGTTGGGGAAAAAAGAGAAATAAAGCTATTGATTCCCTATGATGACAACAAAGCGCTGGCGCAATTGCATGAAATGAAGGTGGTTCAGGAAATTGATTACCAGGCAGAGGGCAATCTGGTCACCATTGTAATGACTGATGATTTTCCGATTCATCTTTTTTTGAAGTATCAGGTAACAGAGGTATAAAGGTGGATGATTATAATACGGTTCTAATCCCGGATGAAACCGAACTTGAAATCAAAAAGTCTCGCTTTATCAATTTGGTTTTTCATATTGAAGCGGAGGAGGAAGCAGAAGCGATTCTGGCCGAAATCCGTAAAAAGCATTATAAGGCCACCCATGTCTGCTGGGCCTATGTGCTCAATACCAATCCCCGGCGCCAAAAAGCCAGCGATGATGGCGAACCTTCCGGCACCGCCGGCAAACCGATTCTGGAGGTCATTGATCACCGGGAGTTAAAAGATGTGCTGGTGGTGGTAATTCGCTATTTTGGCGGCATCAAGCTGGGCACCGGCGGTCTGATCCGGGCCTATGGCGGTGGTGCCAGCGATGTTCTTAATCATTGCCGCGTGGTTAAAAAACAGTTTTCTGACCAATTGCAGGTGGTGCTCAGTTATACCAGTTATGGGGGCGTGAGTAGCGGTTTATTAGAGCGGGACGTGATTCCGGTGAATGAAGATTTTGGTGAAAAGGTAACCCTATCCTTTGAGATCCCGGTGGCCGATACAAACCGGTTTTTAGCCTGGGTTGAGGATAAAACCAACGGCACCGCCAGGATTATCCGCGGTGAACAGGCGTTTGTTGACGTGGCCCTGTCATGAAAAAACAAAAATGCTAAAGCTTTTGTTGTGATAAAGTTGAAGCTTTGGCAGCAGATTCATCGTTAGATAAATAACTAACGATCGAAACCCTTTACAAAGTCCATAAAGTTGGTTATAATTACCATAGTAAAAAATTAATACTGAGTTTTAAATTAATGCGGATACAATAATGTATCTTAATTTAAGACAGAGAATAAAAATATCGGAGGCTTTCTTTCGGTATTTTTTCTTGTGTCTGTGATTGGGTAAATGGCCCGAGCACTTTAATATAGAGAACATTCTAGATGATCAAATTTAAAAGGAAGCAAGGAGTGAGTTGTTATGGAGAAAGAAAAAAAGTACTCGGGGTTCAAGGATTTTTTGCAGCAGAAGGATATCCAGTTCTCGGTTCAGCGCTATTTAATGGAAGCCCTGAAATACATGGCTTTTGGGTTATTTGGAACCCTGCTGATGGGGAGTATCCTCAATCAGATCGGGATTTTATTTCATATTCCTTTTTTAAGTGAAACGCTTTGGCCGGTAGCCATGGCGATGACCGGCCCGGCGATTGCGGTTGCAGTTGCTTATAGTTTAAAGGCACCGCCTTTGGTGCTTTTTTCCATTACCGTGGCGGGTGCTCTGGGAAATACCCTGGGTGGGCCGGCCGGTGCTTTTTTTGCCGCGGCGGTGGGCGCAGAATTTGGGAAGGCTGTTTCTGGTGAGACGAAGGTAGATATATTGGTTACCCCCTTTGTGACGATGATGATGGGATCTCTGACTGCGATGGTTGTTGGCCCACCGATCGGGGCATTGATGGTTGGTTTAGGAGAAGTGATTATGTGGGCAACGGTGCAGCAACCGATTATTATGGGTGCTGTTATCGCTGTTATCGTCGGGATTGTGCTAACCCTGCCGATTTCCAGTGCGGCCTTATGTATTATGCTGGGACTTTCAGGTCTTGCCGGGGGGGCGGCTACGGTTGGCTGCTGTTGTCAGATGGTCGGTTTTGCGATACAGAGCTATCGGGATAATGGTGTCGGCGGTCTGGCTGCTCAGGGGATTGGAACCTCGATGATCCAAATGCCCAATATCATCAAGAACTGGAAGATCTGGATTCCTCCCACTCTGGCATCTGCTATTTTGGGACCCTTTGCTACCACTGTTTTTCAGATGAAGAATACGCCGATTGCGTCAGGAATGGGTACCTGTGGTTTTGTGGGGCAAATTGGGACGGTCATGGCGATGACGGAAGCTGGAGATTCGACGTTTAATATTGTTGCCGGGATTGCCTTGCTTCAATTTATTCTTCCGGGTCTATTGACCTATCTGTTTTACCGCGTTCTCCATGCCAGAGGCTGGATTAAAGATGGGGATTTAAAACTGGATATTTAGTCATTAACGGAGAAAAAAACAAAACTCTGTGGTTTTTTAAAGGTTTATTCGTTATAATGGCAAGGCTTTATCAAAGCTAATCAACTTAGGAAGGACGAATATATGAGCAAAAACAAGCGGGTTACATTTCTATTTAAGCTGCTTTTACTGGCTTATCTGGGATTTTTATTTATCCTGACCCTATTACCCGACGCAACGAATATTACCTACGAAACGACTTTTAATTTAGTGCCGCTTACCACCATTGATAACTTTTTTTATGATATTGTGGTGAATGGCTTTATTAATTGGGAATTTCTGGCGACTAAACCAACAGATCCAACTGAAATTGTGTTATACACCTTTACTGATTCTTTTAAAAATCTGGCGGGAAACATTATTTTGTTTATGCCTTTGGGTTTGTTATATCCTTTATCAAGAAAAATCAAGGTTAATTTCTTTCATGCATTTATGGTAATATTAGGCACCACCTGTACCATCGAGCTGATCCAGTATTTATTTCTGGCCAGCCGCCGGGCGGATATCGATGATATTATCTTGAATTTAATTGGTGGTTTGATGGGTTACCTGATTTATAAATGGATCGAGTAGAAAAATAAGGGGGAAACATGGCCAAGAAAAAAAGTATTTTTGTCTGTCAGAACTGTGGTTATGATTCACCCAAATGGATGGGGAAATGCCCCGAGTGCGAAAAGTGGAATACCATGGTAGAGGAACTGGATCTTGCCAAAATGGGGAGCAAGGAAAATACCCGGGAGCGGGGCGTTTATTCCCGCCCGAAATCACTGGCTGAGATTACCTTTACCGGAGATACCCGGTATCCCACTCGCAATGAAGAGTTTGACCGGGTTTTAGGCGGCGGGATTGTGCCGGGAGGGATGATTCTGCTCGGCGGCGACCCGGGGATCGGGAAGTCAACGCTGTTACTGCAGACTACCGAGGCGCTCGGTAATCAGGGCTACAAAATTCTCTATATTTCCGGGGAAGAGTCGGAACAGCAATTAAAAATGCGGGGCGAACGGATGCATGTTAAATCCGAAAACATTTCCTTTTTATCAGAGATTAATATCCCTTATCTGCTTACCATTATTCTGGAAGAACGGCCGGATATTGTGATCATCGACTCGATTCAAACCATGTACAGCCCGGATATCACCTCAGCTCCGGGAAGTGTCAGCCAGATCCGGGAAAACACGGGTGCTTTAATGCAATTGGCCAAAAAAGACAATATCTCGATGGTGCTGGTCGGCCATGTCACCAAAGATGGTGCCATTGCCGGACCGCGCGTTTTAGAGCATATGGTCGATACGGTGCTCTATTTTGAGGGCGAAAAATATCACGCCTATCGGGTGCTGCGGGGGGTTAAAAACCGTTTTGGTTCCACCAATGAGATCGGCATTTTCGAAATGACCGAAAATGGTCTGGAGTCGGTGGCTAATCCATCGGAAATGATGCTCGACAGCCGCCCCAAAAATACCTGCGGTTCGGTGGTCGTGCCCTGTATCGAGGGTACCCGACCACTACTAATTGAGCTTCAAGGTCTGGTTTCGGCCACCGGTTTTGGGAATCCCCGGCGGATGGCAACCGGCATGGATTATAACCGGATGGTGCTATTAATGGCGATTATGGAAAAACGACTGGGGATTCAGATGCAGTCGGTGGATGCTTATATCAATGTGGTGGGTGGCATCAAGGTGGATGAACCCGCTTTGGATCTTGGGGTGATCGCGGTGCTTTATTCCAGCCTCCGGGATTTTCAAATCCCTGGCGATTTGATGATCCTGGGTGAGGTCGGATTAACCGGTGAGGTGCGAAACATTCAGCATATTGAAAAACGGCTCATCGAAGGAAAAAAATTAGGCTTTAAACGCTGTATTATTCCTAAAGGGAACCAAAAGGGTTTAAAAGTAGCCGGAATGGAAGTTTTCCCGGTCGATAATATCCGCTCGGCACTGGATATTCTGCTATAAACTCAGGCGAGTTGAAAACGATGAATTTGTCTGCTGATGGCCAACAAAAATTTATCCTTTGATTTCTGGAGAAAACCGTGTATAATTAGATTATCCCAAAGTGTTCGTTTTAACTTTATTTTTGAACCTACATCAATACTCAGGGAGTCTGATTGTTCGCTAGCAGATGTTAAGCCTCGTTTATCTTGGATATTCAGTGGAAAACAGAAATTAGAGACAAGACACCCACTTAGCTTTCGCTAGGGCGTCAAAAATGGAGTACGACACATTGGGATAGCACCTAAGGGTGCTTTTTTTGTGTTGAAATATTTTTTCGTTTTGGTACAATAGGTAAAGCATGTTTAAATTTTGAAGGAGGGCTTTATGTACGAATATATGATCGGGAGCCTGGAAGAGCAAGCCATGGATTATGTGGTCATTGATCTAAACCGCATGGGATACAAGGTAAAGGTATCCACCAATACACTAAATGAGCTGCCTAATCTGCATTCTGAGGTAAAGCTGCATCTTCATCAGGTGATTAAAGAAGACGAGGTGTCGCTTTATGGTTTTGCGACCACCGATGAACGGGAAATTTTTAGAACCATGATCGGGATTTCTGGAATTGGACCTAAAGCGGCGATGGGACTCTTGTCTCAGTTTAGCCGAAACGAACTGATTGGACATATCGTTAGTGATGATCCAAAGAGCATTGCCAAGGCACCGGGAATCGGGATTAAAACCGCCAGCCGGATTATTCTGGAGCTTAAAGATCGCTATAAGGATGTAACGGTGGGCGACCTTAAGGTCGTTGACTTACGGGGAAAAGACGATAATGTCGCCCAGGCTGTTAACGGACTGGTGGGTTTGGGCTATAGTTTATCGGAAGCTTCTGAGATGGTATCCCGGGCATTTACTCCCGCAAGCAGTATTGAAGAACTGATTACTGGTGCGCTCCGTTCGGCCAATCCATTGAAAGGACGATAATCCATGAAGGAACGAATTATCACTTCCGATTTTACGGAATTGGATGTTGAAATAGAGAAGAATTTAAGACCGCAGGGTCTGGATGAGTACATTGGTCAGGAAAAGGTTAAGAAGCAGATGGGGATCTTTATAAAAGCCGCCCAAAAACGAAGTGAAAGCCTGGATCATGTACTATTATACGGTCCGCCGGGGCTGGGGAAAACAACCCTGGCTAACATTATTGCCCGGGAAATGGGGGTGGGGATAAAAACCACCTCTGGTCCGGCGATTGAAAAGGCCGGCGATCTGGCCGCCATTCTGACGAGCTTAAAAGAAGGAGATATCCTCTTTATTGATGAGATCCATCGGCTGCAACGCGCGGTCGAAGAGGTTTTATACCCGGCTATGGAAGATTATGCCCTGGATATCATCATCGGCAAAGGTCCGGGCGCCCGCTCGATCCGGCTGGAGCTACCGCCCTTTACCTTAATTGGCGCCACCACCCGGGTAGGACTGCTGACCTCACCGCTACGGGATCGCTTTGGAGTGATCCAGCGATTGGAACTGTATAATCCTGAGGAGCTGGCTACGATTATCCGCCGTTCATCCGGCATTATCGGAATTGAAATGGATGATGAAGGAGCCGTTGAGCTGGCCATCCGTTCCCGCGGGACGCCGCGAATTGCCAATCGGCTGTTAAAACGGGTTCGCGATTATTGCGAAATTGAAGGCCGCGGCGTCATTGATCTTAAGATTACCCGCGAAGCGCTGGAACTTTTTGAAGTCGATGCAGTCGGTCTGGACGAGATTGATCGGATCATGCTCCGGACCATTGTCGAAAAGTTTGATGGCGGACCGGTGGGGATCGACACCCTGGCCGCCGCCATTGGTGAAGAGAAAAATACCATTGAAGAGGTCTATGAACCCTATCTGATTCAATTGGGATTTCTTTCGAAAACACCCCGGGGTCGGGTGATCACCAGTCGTGGTTATGCCCATCTGGGGTTAGCAGAATTAATGAATGAGGCCCTTAATCCGCAGCAATTAAAAATAAATTTTTATGACAACGAGGAAGAAATAGATGGATAAAACTGACTTTTATTATGATCTCCCGGATGAACTGATCGCCCAGAGTCCTTTGGAAAAAAGAGACAATTCCCGGTTAATGGTGATTAATAGAGAAAAAAACACCATTGCCGATCAGAACTTTTTTGAAGTGACGAATTATTTAAGGCCCGGGGATTTACTGGTGATGAATAACACCAAGGTGTTGCCGGGCCGGCTGTTTGGTACCCGCGAAGATACCGGGGGCAAGGTGGAAATCCTGCTGTTGCGACATCTGTCTCAAAAAGACTGGGAAATCATGGTCAAACCGGGAAAGCGGGCTCGGGTTGGTGCTCGGATTGTGTTTAGTCCGGAGCTTAAGGGTGAGATTACCGGAACCACCCAGGGTGGACTGCGGATTATCAGTTTTGAATATTTGGGCGTTTTTGAGGAAATTATCGATGAGATCGGCCTGATGCCGGTTCCGCCGTATATTCACGAAACCCTAAAGGACAATAACCGCTATCAGACTGTCTATGCTAAACATGATGGCTCATCAGCAGCGCCCACTGCCGGGCTCCATTTCACACCGGATCTGCTTCAGAAAATTGAAGCGATGGGAGTGGAAATTGCCGAGGTGACTCTCCATGTGGGGATTGGTACCTTTCGTCCAGTAAAATGTGATGTGATTGAAGAACATCATATGCATGAAGAATATTACGAGGTACCGGAAGAAACCGCCAAGGCCATTAAGCGAACCAGGGAAAGAGGTGGTCGGGTTATCGCCGTCGGCACCACCTCAGTGCGAACCCTGGAAAGTAACGCCAAGCTGCATGACGGCGTGGTAACTGCCTATACCGGAGTGACGGATATTTTTATTTACCCCGGCTATCAGTGGGAGGTGGTGGATGCGTTGATTACGAATTTCCATCTACCAGAATCCACCCTATTGATGCTGGTGTCGGCCTTTTATAACCGG is a window encoding:
- the ruvA gene encoding Holliday junction branch migration protein RuvA, whose translation is MYEYMIGSLEEQAMDYVVIDLNRMGYKVKVSTNTLNELPNLHSEVKLHLHQVIKEDEVSLYGFATTDEREIFRTMIGISGIGPKAAMGLLSQFSRNELIGHIVSDDPKSIAKAPGIGIKTASRIILELKDRYKDVTVGDLKVVDLRGKDDNVAQAVNGLVGLGYSLSEASEMVSRAFTPASSIEELITGALRSANPLKGR
- the ruvB gene encoding Holliday junction branch migration DNA helicase RuvB gives rise to the protein MKERIITSDFTELDVEIEKNLRPQGLDEYIGQEKVKKQMGIFIKAAQKRSESLDHVLLYGPPGLGKTTLANIIAREMGVGIKTTSGPAIEKAGDLAAILTSLKEGDILFIDEIHRLQRAVEEVLYPAMEDYALDIIIGKGPGARSIRLELPPFTLIGATTRVGLLTSPLRDRFGVIQRLELYNPEELATIIRRSSGIIGIEMDDEGAVELAIRSRGTPRIANRLLKRVRDYCEIEGRGVIDLKITREALELFEVDAVGLDEIDRIMLRTIVEKFDGGPVGIDTLAAAIGEEKNTIEEVYEPYLIQLGFLSKTPRGRVITSRGYAHLGLAELMNEALNPQQLKINFYDNEEEIDG
- the queA gene encoding tRNA preQ1(34) S-adenosylmethionine ribosyltransferase-isomerase QueA, whose amino-acid sequence is MDKTDFYYDLPDELIAQSPLEKRDNSRLMVINREKNTIADQNFFEVTNYLRPGDLLVMNNTKVLPGRLFGTREDTGGKVEILLLRHLSQKDWEIMVKPGKRARVGARIVFSPELKGEITGTTQGGLRIISFEYLGVFEEIIDEIGLMPVPPYIHETLKDNNRYQTVYAKHDGSSAAPTAGLHFTPDLLQKIEAMGVEIAEVTLHVGIGTFRPVKCDVIEEHHMHEEYYEVPEETAKAIKRTRERGGRVIAVGTTSVRTLESNAKLHDGVVTAYTGVTDIFIYPGYQWEVVDALITNFHLPESTLLMLVSAFYNREAIMKAYQSAIDWKYRFFSFGDAMLIE